A genomic window from Gossypium hirsutum isolate 1008001.06 chromosome D12, Gossypium_hirsutum_v2.1, whole genome shotgun sequence includes:
- the LOC107946028 gene encoding E3 ubiquitin-protein ligase MARCHF8, whose protein sequence is MGDIALFIDDLPSDPSISHCRICHEEEFESMKSLEAPCACSGSVKFAHRDCIQRWCNEKGNTTCEICLQEYEPGYTVIAPSKKSQLIEAAVTIRDSLQIPRREVEPQEVMNDENEFFQCNSTIERSAACCRSMALTFTVVLLIKHLFAVINGETDDYPFALLMILLLRATGILLPMYIVIRSITAIRNNIRRRRPRQHHDSEEIAMSEDNDDD, encoded by the exons ATGGGAGATATTGCTTTGTTTATCGATGATTTACCATCAGATCCTTCAATTTCACACTGTAGAATTTGCCACGAAGAAGAATTTGAAAGCATGAAAAGCTTGGAAGCTCCTTGTGCTTGTTCTGGCTctgttaaa TTTGCACATAGAGATTGTATACAGAGATGGTGTAACGAGAAAGGGAACACAACTTGTGAAATTTGTCTTCAG GAATATGAACCAGGATATACAGTAATAGCACCTTCAAAGAAGTCTCAACTAATTGAAGCTGCAGTAACCATTAG AGATAGCCTGCAAATTCCCAGAAGAGAGGTTGAACCACAAGAAGTAATGAACGACGAAAATGAATTCTTTCAATGTAATTCAACCATTGAAAGAAGCGCCGCTTGTTGCCGATCAATGGCCCTCACc TTTACCGTGGTTTTGCTCATAAAACATCTCTTTGCTGTCATTAATGGCGAAACAGATGATTACCCGTTTGCACTTCTTATG ATACTGCTTTTGAGAGCCACCGGAATTTTACTCCCAATGTACATAGTAATTCGATCAATTACAGCCATTCGAAACAACATTCGACGACGACGACCACGACAACATCAT GATTCCGAGGAGATTGCCATGTCTGAAGACAATGATGATGATTGA
- the LOC107946029 gene encoding universal stress protein A-like protein, which produces MEAVNMKKTDPKIVVAVDESDESMYALSWCLANLISQTSTSNLVLLYVKPSPPVYSSLDASRYMFSTDVIVALEKYGSDMVNTVMRRAEAICRKSTTKINVERIVGSGDAKDEICNIVSKIKADTLVMGCHDYGFFKRAILGSVSDHCAKHVKCPVVIVKHPKQI; this is translated from the exons ATGGAGGCTGTGAACATGAAGAAAACAGACCCAAAAATAGTGGTGGCCGTGGACGAGAGTGATGAGAGCATGTATGCACTTTCATGGTGCTTAGCAAATTTGATTTCCCAGACCTCAACCAGCAACCTCGTCCTTCTTTATGTAAAACCTTCACCCCCTGTCTACTCTTCCCTCGACGCTTCAA GGTATATGTTTTCCACCGATGTGATCGTAGCCTTGGAAAAATACGGCAGTGACATGGTGAATACAGTGATGAGAAGAGCCGAAGCTATTTGCAGAAAATCCACCACCAAA ATAAATGTGGAGAGAATCGTGGGGAGTGGAGATGCCAAGGATGAAATATGTAACATAGTGAGCAAAATCAAAGCTGATACGTTGGTGATGGGATGCCATGATTATGGTTTCTTCAAAag GGCAATTCTGGGAAGTGTGAGTGATCACTGTGCTAAGCATGTTAAATGTCCGGTGGTGATCGTTAAGCACCCAAAGCAGATTTGA